A genomic stretch from Telmatocola sphagniphila includes:
- a CDS encoding VIT1/CCC1 transporter family protein encodes MIHPEHIEKHFTASEMVRDIVIGMADGLTVPFALAAGLSGAVEATQIIITAGLAEVAAGSIAMGLGGYLAAKTDAEHYASEKYREEREVVELPEVEAAEVAEVFRGYGLPDDQIEKIVDSLRKDPVKWVDFMMKFELGLEAPDPKRARTSAFTIAVSYIVGGMVPLTPYFFAATARQGLMISAAVTLLALLVFGYIKGRYTTSHPFRSAWQTVVVGGLAATAAFTIAKLFG; translated from the coding sequence ATGATCCATCCGGAACATATTGAAAAGCATTTTACCGCATCGGAAATGGTGCGTGACATTGTTATCGGCATGGCCGATGGCTTGACGGTTCCATTCGCCCTCGCGGCCGGTTTATCGGGGGCCGTGGAAGCTACGCAGATCATCATCACAGCGGGCCTCGCGGAAGTGGCCGCTGGCTCGATTGCCATGGGCTTGGGCGGCTATCTCGCGGCCAAGACAGACGCCGAGCATTACGCTTCCGAAAAGTACCGCGAAGAGCGCGAAGTGGTGGAACTGCCCGAAGTTGAAGCAGCGGAAGTGGCCGAAGTCTTTCGCGGCTATGGTCTGCCGGATGACCAGATAGAGAAAATCGTTGATTCACTTCGGAAAGATCCCGTGAAGTGGGTCGACTTCATGATGAAATTCGAACTCGGCCTGGAAGCACCTGACCCTAAACGGGCCCGAACCAGCGCTTTCACCATCGCCGTTTCTTACATCGTCGGCGGTATGGTGCCATTAACTCCCTACTTTTTCGCCGCGACGGCCCGACAAGGCCTGATGATCTCGGCCGCCGTGACTTTGCTGGCGTTATTAGTTTTTGGTTACATCAAAGGGCGGTATACTACAAGTCACCCATTCCGCTCGGCGTGGCAGACAGTGGTCGTCGGCGGACTGGCGGCCACCGCGGCCTTCACCATCGCCAAGTTGTTCGGGTAA
- a CDS encoding SRPBCC family protein, with amino-acid sequence MELHTSPTDSEAPRWARRWLWVAGWYNLIWGTLTILFPNLLFDLVGIPRLNYPEIWQCVGMIVGVYGVGYLIAAGDPHTHWPIVLVGLLGKIFGPIGFAFALFKGTFPPLFGLTILTNDLIWWVPFTYLIWDAMNYRGDQRPSKNALQHFIRESRIAATPETVFQFHESPEALEKLIPPWENMKVSESAGSLKPGSRVVLAGKSGPIPMRWVALHTEYEPPRMFADQQLSGPFAWWYHRHEFIDDGAGGTILRDNVEYVAPMGAVGRILGGWLVRRKLAKMFTYRHQVTRQIVESGTCETSAQQK; translated from the coding sequence ATGGAATTGCATACATCCCCGACTGACTCGGAAGCTCCCCGCTGGGCCCGGCGCTGGCTCTGGGTGGCCGGTTGGTACAACCTGATCTGGGGAACACTCACAATCCTTTTCCCCAATCTGTTGTTCGATCTCGTCGGCATTCCACGCCTCAACTATCCCGAAATCTGGCAGTGCGTCGGCATGATCGTCGGCGTCTACGGCGTCGGCTACCTGATTGCCGCGGGAGATCCTCATACGCACTGGCCGATAGTTCTGGTCGGACTACTCGGTAAAATTTTCGGTCCGATCGGTTTCGCTTTTGCACTTTTCAAAGGCACTTTCCCGCCGTTGTTCGGGTTAACCATTCTGACGAACGACCTGATTTGGTGGGTGCCGTTCACCTACCTGATCTGGGATGCGATGAATTATCGCGGCGATCAGCGACCGAGCAAGAACGCCCTTCAGCACTTCATTCGGGAATCGCGCATCGCCGCCACTCCGGAAACCGTTTTTCAATTTCATGAGAGCCCGGAAGCGCTGGAAAAGTTGATTCCACCCTGGGAAAACATGAAAGTTTCTGAATCGGCCGGCTCGCTGAAACCTGGGAGCCGGGTAGTGCTCGCCGGGAAGAGCGGCCCTATTCCAATGCGATGGGTTGCCCTTCATACCGAATACGAGCCACCCCGGATGTTCGCCGATCAGCAATTGTCGGGTCCGTTTGCCTGGTGGTACCATCGGCATGAGTTTATCGATGATGGCGCAGGCGGGACGATCTTGCGGGATAATGTGGAGTATGTTGCCCCGATGGGTGCGGTGGGGCGAATATTGGGAGGCTGGTTGGTTCGCCGGAAACTGGCGAAGATGTTTACCTATCGACACCAAGTTACTCGACAGATCGTCGAATCTGGTACTTGCGAAACTTCCGCACAGCAAAAATAG
- a CDS encoding DinB family protein, protein MIPFPELIQQYHSGIDVLRKAVSGMTREQLLAHPIPGKWSTLEVVAHISDFESILADRMKRIIALERPLLLVADENLFVTKLAYQERDLNEELELIAVTRKQMGRILNTVKPSEATNRAGVHSLKGLVTLEAVLSSAANHIPHHVPFIAEKRKALAS, encoded by the coding sequence ATGATTCCCTTTCCCGAACTGATTCAGCAATACCATTCCGGAATAGATGTTTTGCGTAAAGCCGTCAGCGGCATGACCCGGGAGCAACTGCTCGCGCATCCGATCCCGGGCAAGTGGAGCACGCTCGAAGTCGTCGCCCACATCAGCGATTTCGAATCCATTCTGGCCGATCGCATGAAGCGGATTATCGCTCTGGAGCGACCTTTGTTGCTGGTGGCCGATGAGAATCTGTTCGTGACCAAATTGGCATATCAGGAACGGGATCTGAACGAGGAACTGGAACTCATCGCGGTCACTCGCAAGCAGATGGGGCGGATTTTGAACACCGTCAAGCCGTCGGAAGCGACCAACCGGGCTGGCGTACATAGCCTCAAGGGATTGGTGACGCTGGAGGCCGTGCTGAGCTCGGCGGCGAATCACATACCGCATCATGTCCCGTTCATCGCGGAGAAGCGAAAAGCGTTGGCTTCGTGA
- a CDS encoding Hsp20/alpha crystallin family protein, producing the protein MRNQVVPNRLSQTGNGMRGVSPFTGFPQLANRYFSDFDRAMERFFNNPWQLQQDKFDANWRWGVEVEDKENMVVVQAEAPGFEAGDFDIQVHDGNLSIKACRKQETKKDQETSKTECTYSYSAGLPAGIEQDKIEASYKNGILTIQLPKSPAAKALKIAVKKS; encoded by the coding sequence ATGCGTAATCAAGTAGTTCCGAACCGCTTGTCTCAAACAGGTAACGGTATGCGTGGTGTTTCTCCCTTCACGGGTTTCCCACAACTGGCAAATCGTTATTTCTCCGATTTTGACCGGGCAATGGAACGATTTTTCAACAACCCCTGGCAGTTACAACAGGACAAGTTCGATGCGAATTGGCGCTGGGGTGTGGAAGTGGAAGACAAAGAAAACATGGTCGTAGTGCAGGCCGAAGCTCCCGGATTCGAAGCGGGTGACTTCGACATCCAGGTACACGATGGGAATCTTTCCATCAAAGCCTGCCGAAAACAGGAAACCAAGAAGGATCAGGAAACCAGTAAAACGGAATGCACGTACAGCTACAGCGCCGGACTTCCAGCTGGTATCGAGCAGGACAAGATCGAAGCGAGCTACAAGAACGGAATACTGACGATTCAGCTGCCAAAATCCCCGGCAGCGAAAGCGCTGAAAATCGCGGTTAAGAAGAGCTGA
- a CDS encoding DUF4214 domain-containing protein, whose translation MLYSIRSGLSTRTNSATQKLRTTRLKLEDLEARRVLSTYIVNSLDDVLDTTITTAHMTLPDAVSLANSASGSNSITFDPALTKNGSATFTLTAPLNLTGNFAILGPTANQIILSAPNISNVAFTVASSANIDIENLEFTNFSTPVQNLNGSLVSNAGVLKLGNCTFYQNIISANGSLINNSGNLTLTSSNFTSNLCIGTIDTCIYSTSNILISDSTFYKNQTNLRYALEFASGHAAVANCTLFGNLAESGGTIEIDKATVTITNSTIVNNASSYGGFAINSNTAFGIYNSIIAGNSGGGSGHDYLTDTNINGPVSSTSSNNITSSASMPDGNNNIFMPQVYPLGEAIEYDNLAVLFGNNPTLQNNGGPTETLALIPNSLALGHGSPQVPNYVNFDQRGVTRAQLAPDIGAYQETPTTSQTLLSTYGVATTPTTLFAPTPAADSNTAFVLGLYNAVLKRSGDTAGITALVADLNSGVSRQTLAYALINSTENRTNEVETYYQTLLNRAADPKGLKHFVAMLQNGANESDVVLQILSSQEFLAANNNTQLVSKLYQLFLGRTPDVAGSAGWVNALNQGKLTPAQVARNILFSNESLNLVIQSDFNSYLERSAEPGAVSGFENQLQNGRLTFGTLQATILASTEFLADATAQVKA comes from the coding sequence ATGCTATATTCGATTCGCTCCGGGCTTTCTACTCGCACGAACTCCGCTACCCAAAAACTGCGAACAACTCGTTTGAAACTGGAAGATCTCGAAGCCCGCCGAGTTCTCTCTACCTACATTGTGAACAGCCTCGATGATGTGCTGGATACGACCATCACTACCGCCCACATGACGTTACCCGACGCCGTCAGTCTGGCGAATAGCGCCTCCGGCTCGAATTCCATCACCTTCGACCCGGCACTCACCAAAAATGGGTCTGCTACCTTCACCCTGACCGCACCCTTAAACTTGACGGGCAACTTCGCCATTCTCGGCCCGACTGCGAACCAGATCATCCTCTCGGCACCGAACATCAGCAATGTTGCTTTCACCGTGGCCAGCTCAGCCAACATCGATATCGAGAATTTGGAGTTTACGAATTTCTCGACTCCGGTCCAAAATTTGAATGGATCCCTCGTTAGTAATGCCGGGGTTTTGAAGTTGGGAAATTGCACTTTCTATCAAAATATCATCTCAGCTAATGGTAGTCTAATTAACAACTCGGGAAATCTAACTCTCACTAGCTCGAATTTCACTTCAAACCTATGTATTGGCACAATTGACACCTGCATCTACAGCACTAGCAATATTTTAATTTCGGATAGCACGTTCTATAAGAATCAGACCAATTTACGGTATGCTCTCGAGTTTGCTTCTGGGCATGCTGCCGTCGCAAATTGCACATTATTTGGAAACTTAGCCGAGAGTGGTGGCACAATAGAAATTGATAAAGCCACCGTTACTATCACGAATTCAACAATAGTGAATAACGCCTCAAGCTATGGTGGTTTCGCCATCAATTCGAATACCGCTTTCGGCATATACAATTCGATTATTGCTGGAAATTCAGGAGGAGGATCCGGCCACGACTATCTTACCGATACCAATATCAATGGCCCCGTATCTTCCACGAGTTCCAATAACATCACTAGTTCGGCAAGCATGCCAGACGGTAACAACAACATTTTTATGCCACAAGTATATCCTTTAGGTGAAGCAATCGAGTACGACAATCTCGCAGTCCTCTTCGGCAACAATCCGACGCTTCAGAACAACGGCGGTCCGACTGAAACTCTGGCACTCATCCCAAACAGTCTCGCCCTCGGTCATGGCTCACCGCAGGTTCCCAACTACGTAAATTTTGATCAGCGCGGTGTCACGCGGGCCCAATTGGCTCCTGATATCGGAGCCTATCAAGAAACGCCAACAACCAGCCAAACTTTACTGTCCACATACGGCGTGGCCACCACGCCGACCACGCTGTTCGCGCCGACCCCGGCAGCCGATAGCAACACAGCCTTCGTACTGGGTCTTTACAATGCCGTCCTGAAACGATCGGGGGACACTGCTGGAATCACAGCGCTAGTCGCAGATCTCAATTCGGGAGTCTCCCGGCAAACTCTCGCCTATGCTTTGATCAATTCCACAGAGAATCGAACCAATGAAGTGGAGACTTACTATCAGACTCTGCTGAATCGCGCTGCAGATCCGAAGGGATTAAAGCATTTTGTCGCAATGCTTCAGAATGGAGCGAATGAAAGCGATGTGGTATTGCAAATTCTCTCCTCTCAGGAATTCCTAGCGGCCAACAACAACACGCAACTGGTTTCGAAACTCTATCAACTCTTTCTGGGTCGCACTCCGGACGTCGCCGGTTCCGCCGGGTGGGTCAACGCTCTGAATCAGGGCAAGCTTACACCGGCCCAAGTGGCAAGAAATATTCTGTTTTCAAATGAGTCTTTAAACCTCGTTATCCAATCCGATTTCAACAGCTATTTGGAAAGAAGTGCGGAGCCGGGCGCCGTGAGTGGTTTTGAGAATCAACTCCAAAATGGACGATTGACTTTCGGGACTCTTCAAGCCACCATTCTGGCCTCAACCGAATTCCTTGCCGACGCCACGGCGCAAGTGAAGGCTTAG
- a CDS encoding CobW family GTP-binding protein: MAAAIARVPVTVLTGFLGSGKTTLLNHILTAHHGKRIAVIENEFGEIGVDQDLVIQTDEEIFEMNNGCICCTVRGDLIRILGNLMKRRDKFDYVLIETTGLADPGPVAQTFFSDSDMQENFRLDGIVTLVDAKHVSQHWDSHEVKEQIAFADVLLLNKTDLVSQAELEELQAKIHKMNAVAKIYRTQKAEIDMDKIIGIGGFNLDRILEHEPDFLPKEESPHDHEHHHEHKHEDHHHDEEVKSIGLLIPGDLNPKKLNRWVSELLATKGPDIFRMKGILSIKNDPQRFVFQGVHMLFDGKPGRDWAEKEERTNRIVFIGRNLNRAELEGGFRSCLA, encoded by the coding sequence ATGGCAGCAGCAATAGCACGCGTCCCGGTCACCGTTCTGACTGGTTTTCTCGGTTCGGGTAAGACCACCCTCCTGAACCATATTCTCACGGCCCACCACGGGAAGCGCATAGCCGTAATCGAAAACGAATTCGGTGAAATCGGCGTCGACCAGGATCTGGTAATCCAGACCGATGAAGAAATCTTCGAAATGAACAACGGCTGCATCTGCTGCACCGTGCGCGGCGATCTGATCCGCATTCTCGGCAACCTGATGAAACGCCGGGACAAATTCGATTACGTACTGATTGAGACCACCGGCCTGGCCGATCCCGGACCAGTAGCTCAAACATTCTTTTCTGATTCCGACATGCAGGAAAACTTCCGTCTGGATGGCATCGTCACCCTGGTGGATGCTAAGCACGTTTCGCAGCATTGGGATTCTCATGAAGTCAAAGAGCAGATTGCCTTCGCCGATGTCCTGCTTTTGAACAAAACCGATTTAGTTTCCCAAGCGGAATTAGAGGAATTGCAGGCCAAGATTCACAAGATGAACGCCGTGGCCAAGATCTATCGCACGCAAAAAGCCGAGATCGATATGGATAAAATCATTGGTATCGGCGGCTTCAATCTCGATCGCATTCTGGAACACGAACCCGATTTCCTGCCCAAGGAAGAATCGCCCCACGACCATGAACATCATCACGAGCACAAGCACGAAGATCATCACCACGATGAAGAAGTCAAATCGATCGGTCTTCTCATCCCCGGCGATCTTAACCCCAAAAAGCTCAATCGATGGGTTTCGGAACTCCTGGCCACCAAGGGCCCCGATATTTTCCGCATGAAGGGCATTCTCAGCATCAAGAACGATCCCCAACGATTTGTCTTCCAGGGGGTTCATATGCTCTTCGACGGCAAACCGGGACGCGACTGGGCCGAGAAAGAGGAACGCACCAACCGGATCGTCTTCATAGGTCGAAACTTGAACCGCGCCGAACTGGAAGGCGGTTTTCGGAGTTGCCTGGCGTAG
- a CDS encoding sigma-70 family RNA polymerase sigma factor yields MYSSTQPSPPGPFDEKTLLAKLRNGDADGFEYLVRTWCSRLLAVARRMLANEEDAQDCVQEAFLQAFRKINEFQERSALGTWLHRILVNAALMKLRSRQRQAVELDENLLPQFDESGHRVGKSANPRSSAEELAVRQEVREQVREKIALLPDAYRLVLVLRDIEGYDTAEAARILEITEVVLKVRLHRARAALKKLLEPLWKEELL; encoded by the coding sequence ATGTATTCGAGTACGCAGCCGAGTCCACCGGGGCCCTTCGATGAAAAAACCCTGCTCGCCAAGCTACGCAACGGCGATGCCGACGGCTTCGAATATCTGGTGCGTACCTGGTGCAGTCGGCTGCTGGCCGTGGCTCGCCGGATGCTGGCGAATGAAGAGGATGCCCAAGATTGCGTACAGGAAGCTTTCCTGCAGGCATTTCGCAAGATCAATGAATTCCAAGAGCGATCCGCTCTGGGAACCTGGCTGCATCGCATTCTGGTCAATGCCGCGTTAATGAAGCTACGGAGCCGGCAGCGCCAAGCGGTGGAGTTGGACGAGAATTTGTTGCCGCAGTTCGATGAGAGCGGGCACCGCGTTGGAAAATCGGCTAATCCCCGGTCCTCTGCGGAAGAGCTGGCCGTTCGTCAGGAAGTGCGGGAACAGGTGCGCGAAAAGATCGCCTTGCTTCCCGACGCCTATCGACTGGTACTGGTGCTGCGAGACATCGAAGGTTACGACACGGCCGAGGCCGCGCGAATATTGGAGATAACCGAAGTGGTTCTGAAGGTGCGATTGCATCGTGCCCGGGCCGCTTTGAAAAAACTGTTGGAGCCCCTGTGGAAGGAGGAACTGTTATGA
- a CDS encoding DUF1501 domain-containing protein, whose product MLNLPNRCPGPQSRREFLRTGLFGLGALSLPQLMRMQSQAKANPSGSDDTSVIFIWLPGGPPHLETYDMKPDAPTEYRGDFKPIKTNVPGIDICEHLPLHAKMADKYTLIRSVSHTFSDHGGGHKRFLTGRDPQEPTGFVNDHPMVGSIVAKCREDRNVGLPNYISGVDSGRQGVDVFSFGAAYLGPSYTPFFVPGDPQLPDFSVQNLKMSPGMVANLDDRQKLLASFDSLNRGIDKTGTMAALDTFEKQAVELITSPKAKKAFDLSQEPQKLRERYGMHRFGQRCILARRLVEAGVSFVTMVLENPGELPADCCYNWDSHAVNCHIFTDTKYKLKFYDQAITALVEDLHNRGLTKKVLLIVTGEFGRTPKLSYEKGRPGRDHWPQAMSMLLAGGGIRHGQVIGSTDAKGEHPKDRPLSPNDLWATMYQHLGIDPEKSFLDNLGRPMPILPYGKPIADLFS is encoded by the coding sequence ATGCTGAACCTGCCAAACCGCTGCCCCGGACCGCAATCGCGTAGAGAATTCCTTCGCACCGGCCTGTTCGGGCTCGGCGCCCTCTCGCTGCCGCAATTGATGCGCATGCAATCGCAGGCGAAAGCCAATCCGAGCGGTTCGGACGATACCTCGGTCATCTTCATCTGGTTGCCAGGCGGCCCGCCGCACCTGGAAACCTATGATATGAAGCCGGACGCCCCGACGGAGTATCGCGGCGATTTCAAACCGATCAAGACCAACGTCCCGGGCATCGATATCTGCGAACATCTGCCGCTACACGCCAAGATGGCCGACAAGTATACTCTGATTCGCTCGGTCTCCCACACCTTCAGCGACCACGGCGGCGGCCATAAACGATTTCTCACGGGCCGCGATCCCCAGGAACCGACCGGCTTCGTGAACGACCATCCCATGGTCGGTTCCATCGTCGCCAAGTGCCGCGAAGATCGCAATGTCGGTCTGCCTAACTACATCAGTGGCGTCGATAGCGGCCGACAAGGTGTGGATGTCTTCAGTTTCGGGGCCGCTTATCTGGGGCCGAGCTACACACCCTTTTTCGTGCCCGGCGATCCGCAGTTGCCCGATTTCAGCGTACAGAATTTGAAGATGTCGCCCGGCATGGTGGCCAATCTGGACGATCGGCAGAAGTTGCTTGCGAGTTTCGATTCGCTGAACCGCGGCATCGACAAAACGGGTACTATGGCCGCGCTGGATACTTTCGAAAAACAGGCCGTGGAGTTAATCACCAGTCCGAAGGCGAAGAAAGCGTTCGATCTTTCTCAAGAACCTCAAAAACTTCGCGAACGTTACGGCATGCATCGCTTCGGGCAGCGCTGCATCCTGGCCCGAAGACTGGTCGAAGCCGGTGTCAGCTTCGTCACCATGGTTCTGGAAAACCCCGGGGAGCTACCTGCAGACTGCTGCTACAACTGGGATTCGCATGCGGTGAATTGCCACATATTCACCGATACCAAATACAAATTGAAGTTTTATGATCAGGCGATCACCGCACTGGTCGAAGATCTGCACAATCGCGGCCTGACCAAAAAAGTTCTGCTGATCGTCACTGGGGAATTTGGCCGAACGCCGAAGCTTTCGTACGAAAAAGGACGGCCTGGCCGCGACCACTGGCCCCAGGCCATGAGTATGCTGCTCGCCGGCGGCGGTATCCGACATGGCCAGGTGATCGGCTCCACCGATGCCAAGGGAGAACATCCCAAGGATCGGCCGCTCAGCCCCAACGATTTGTGGGCGACGATGTATCAGCATCTCGGAATCGACCCCGAGAAGAGCTTCCTGGATAATCTCGGCCGACCGATGCCGATTTTGCCCTATGGCAAACCGATTGCCGACCTGTTTTCGTGA
- a CDS encoding redoxin domain-containing protein, with product MHYFLTSLILALPLVLITPISNWPTLAQEVSPEEEFPRAPEFRDVTDWINGQALKMSDQKNKVTIIAFWTHGCINCVHNYPHLRAWQEKFKNTKEVTLVGIHTPEFDSEKDVKKIAAQADKHQLKFLIAVDNSGANWRAWQNHYWPCVYVVDGQGKVRYRWEGELGEEGYKKVTSVVEAALKELPKKN from the coding sequence ATGCACTACTTCTTAACGTCCCTGATCCTGGCATTGCCGCTGGTATTAATCACACCAATTTCCAACTGGCCGACATTGGCTCAAGAGGTTTCTCCGGAAGAGGAGTTTCCCCGTGCTCCCGAGTTTCGCGACGTCACCGATTGGATCAATGGCCAGGCGCTCAAAATGTCCGATCAAAAGAATAAGGTTACGATCATCGCGTTCTGGACTCACGGCTGCATCAACTGCGTCCACAATTATCCTCATCTGCGCGCCTGGCAGGAGAAGTTTAAGAATACCAAAGAGGTAACTCTCGTCGGCATACACACACCCGAATTCGATAGCGAAAAAGACGTGAAGAAAATTGCGGCCCAGGCAGACAAGCATCAGTTGAAATTTCTTATCGCCGTGGACAATTCGGGAGCCAACTGGCGCGCCTGGCAGAACCACTACTGGCCCTGCGTTTATGTAGTCGATGGACAAGGTAAAGTTCGCTACCGCTGGGAAGGCGAACTGGGTGAAGAGGGTTACAAGAAGGTCACTTCCGTGGTGGAAGCCGCTTTAAAAGAATTGCCGAAGAAGAATTAA
- a CDS encoding anti-sigma factor family protein yields MNPEKMPLLLTCEELDKFIVDYVDGKLTIWERMKFRLHLTGCAKCRAYLEGYQKSIAIEKKVFEDPDRSATSEAPEELIQAIIKARPK; encoded by the coding sequence ATGAACCCAGAAAAAATGCCTTTGCTCCTCACTTGCGAGGAGCTGGATAAATTCATCGTCGATTACGTCGATGGCAAACTCACGATCTGGGAGCGGATGAAATTCCGGCTGCATCTGACCGGCTGCGCCAAATGCCGGGCCTATCTCGAAGGCTATCAAAAATCGATTGCCATCGAAAAGAAGGTGTTCGAAGATCCCGATCGCTCGGCTACTTCCGAAGCGCCGGAAGAGCTGATCCAGGCGATTATTAAAGCCCGTCCCAAGTAA
- a CDS encoding sigma-54-dependent transcriptional regulator — translation MKRLIVIDDDPLVIKCFHYAFPPDEFEVREALTGAEGLYTFNEDRPDVVISDVRLPDMSGLDLVEKFKAIDSRIPIILMTGHGTAETAIMAMRQGAFDYIMKPIDPDQLLECVNKACEISRLMRVPARLPDPEIEYDSTGETIIGRSSAMQEVYKTIGRVASTNVSVLILGENGTGKELVARAIYHYSKRSDKPFMAVNCAAIPETLLESELFGHEKGSFTGADRRRIGKFEQSSGGTIFLDEIGDMTPLTQAKVLRVLQDQQFERVGGNETIRADVRLITATNRNLDDMITHEKFREDLLYRINVCTIRLPPLRERREDIPLLVHYFIRRYESELEKKITGVEPQVIQLLTDYPWPGNIRQLQNVIKQALLRTVGPNLLPEFLPDEIAEVRGPATPESGVTKSGSWTGMLRGFIKKRLEEGGTELHQEMLALLETELIAEVIRFTKGNLSQSAAILGITRPTLRAKLEKLGIDITSNCEVNT, via the coding sequence ATGAAGCGTCTTATTGTCATCGACGATGATCCACTGGTGATTAAATGCTTCCATTATGCTTTTCCGCCGGACGAATTCGAAGTCCGGGAAGCTCTGACGGGGGCGGAAGGGCTGTACACTTTCAATGAAGACCGACCCGATGTGGTAATTAGTGATGTGCGGCTTCCCGATATGTCGGGGCTGGATCTGGTCGAAAAGTTCAAGGCTATAGATTCGCGGATACCCATCATCCTGATGACTGGTCACGGCACGGCCGAAACCGCAATCATGGCCATGCGTCAGGGCGCTTTCGACTACATCATGAAGCCGATCGATCCCGATCAGCTTCTGGAATGCGTCAACAAGGCATGCGAGATCAGCCGTTTGATGCGGGTGCCTGCCCGGTTGCCCGATCCGGAAATTGAATACGACTCTACCGGCGAAACGATTATTGGCCGCTCTTCCGCGATGCAGGAGGTCTACAAAACCATCGGACGGGTTGCCTCCACCAATGTCTCGGTTCTGATTCTCGGCGAGAATGGAACCGGCAAAGAACTGGTGGCCCGAGCGATCTATCACTACAGCAAGCGATCCGACAAGCCTTTTATGGCCGTCAACTGCGCGGCCATACCGGAAACGCTTCTGGAGAGTGAACTCTTCGGCCACGAGAAGGGCTCCTTCACCGGCGCGGATCGCAGACGTATTGGCAAATTTGAGCAGAGTTCCGGCGGTACAATTTTTCTCGATGAAATCGGCGATATGACGCCTCTGACGCAGGCGAAAGTTCTGCGGGTGCTGCAGGATCAGCAGTTCGAACGAGTGGGTGGTAATGAAACCATCCGTGCGGATGTTCGCCTGATCACGGCCACCAACCGCAACCTCGACGACATGATCACTCACGAGAAGTTTCGCGAAGACCTTCTCTATCGCATTAATGTCTGCACGATCCGACTGCCGCCGTTGCGCGAAAGACGCGAAGATATTCCGCTGCTGGTTCATTATTTCATCCGACGCTATGAATCTGAATTGGAGAAGAAGATCACCGGGGTCGAGCCACAGGTGATTCAGCTGTTGACGGATTACCCCTGGCCGGGCAATATCCGGCAGCTTCAAAATGTGATCAAGCAAGCGCTGTTGCGAACGGTCGGGCCCAATTTACTTCCGGAATTTCTACCCGATGAGATCGCCGAAGTCCGTGGCCCGGCGACGCCGGAATCGGGGGTGACAAAGAGCGGCAGTTGGACCGGGATGTTGCGGGGCTTCATCAAAAAACGCCTCGAGGAAGGGGGCACCGAACTACATCAGGAGATGCTGGCTCTTCTGGAAACCGAGCTGATTGCCGAAGTCATTCGGTTTACCAAGGGCAATCTCAGTCAGTCTGCCGCCATTCTGGGTATCACTCGGCCAACGTTGCGGGCGAAGCTGGAAAAACTGGGAATCGATATCACCAGTAACTGTGAAGTGAACACGTAA